Proteins found in one Triticum urartu cultivar G1812 chromosome 4, Tu2.1, whole genome shotgun sequence genomic segment:
- the LOC125550256 gene encoding uncharacterized protein LOC125550256, with the protein MAAVARSPSPSPAAARPCPAMRRSADSNPFKPADCPSQRSASSKGVGGGCGCHHASSPSPRRRPLSSSFGEKENEPRDRTPKPAARTGGPKNFMAPTISAASKAASPRNTSKVLGERNHDTPHLAPFSPANLAHKPKAGGTPDPRRLRLSFDAPLAPAGDDDAGTEIPVRAAAETVGAERSLRHSFEPPPAAAAWHGPLAGDDDDAGLEDPVGVNHPHAAADPVDAEPSRAALYDPKTNYTSPRPRFLHYKPNPRVDIYRHGRAGVRRLEDGFASASASESSDETDATATTEDDLTEEEQEQAQQNHLPREQPALAAPSEAAEACVLAPDPTPGSPRAALLLPSEAAAVTPEPARVSAPEPRATPPRARALTPEPEHGVRAPAKKGSSLRFLLPLAFVLLMSAASVCVLLQPDSPIMSNTALSKASGFLSVQESHPVELAAWLKQWSSSSLDSITSYWEALASTSTQKQEYFGPHFAANWSAAAADGDNHAAAADFYYNFAEAWPVPSEEPISSANALTAEPEEESVDDAGVGEKYDASDYYDMVVVELDVGMPEEAPGSSYGASVLEEQLKIQDAVSEASSADLIAESEGVAAVVEESDADYSKAVDELDVGASEAAPGSISGEEISQDLGTPSQPAEQHEQDVESEEPEDNHGSGKEGQEPHLGLESDSSMSPSYLDRISKPAAAVGVALVVVILSAGVAALSMWKKQAQVATGANVPAEQGQAEEAETRSGSASSEGHRVVKGSVAEETERFGDSGFSQYSSSLSSGHGHGRGKTKEEENVGLEPASKRESMSYSTSSYGSFTTYEKIAAKNRNKDDEAMTPVRRSSRLRSVKSPEAESS; encoded by the exons ATGGCAGCGGTGGCCAggtccccgtcgccgtcgccggccGCGGCCAGGCCCTGCCCCGCCATGCGGAGGAGCGCCGACTCCAACCCCTTCAAGCCCGCAG ATTGCCCCTCGCAGAGGAGCGCCAGCTCCAAGGGCGTTGGCGGCGGGTGCGGGTGCCACCACGCCTCCTCGCCCTCGCCGCGGCGGAGgcccctctcctcctccttcggGGAGAAGGAGAACGAGCCGCGGGACCGCACCCCCAAGCCCGCGGCGCGCACAGGCGGCCCGAAGAACTTCATGGCGCCCACCATCTCCGCCGCGTCCAAGGCCGCCTCGCCCAGGAACACCAGCAAGGTGCTCGGGGAGCGGAACCACGACACGCCTCACCTCGCGCCCTTCTCCCCCGCCAACCTCGCGCACAAGCCCAAGGCGGGAGGAACCCCCGACCCGCGCCGCCTGCGCCTCTCCTTCGACGCCCCTCTCGCTCCCGCTGGAGATGACGACGCGGGGACGGAGATTCCCGTGCGCGCGGCGGCCGAGACGGTGGGCGCGGAGCGCAGCCTGCGGCACTCGTTCGAGCCCCCTCCCGCGGCCGCCGCATGGCACGGCCCGCTCGCTGGAGATGACGACGACGCGGGGTTGGAGGATCCCGTGGGCGTGAACCACCCGCACGCGGCGGCCGATCCGGTGGACGCGGAGCCGTCCCGGGCGGCCCTGTACGACCCCAAGACCAACTACACTTCGCCGAGGCCGCGCTTCCTCCACTACAAGCCCAACCCCCGCGTCGACATCTACCGCCACGGCCGCGCTGGCGTCAGGCGCCTCGAGGACGgcttcgcctccgcctccgcctccgagAGCAGCGACGAAACCGACGCCACTGCCACCACGGAGGACGACCTCACGGAGGAGGAGCAAGAGCAAGCACAGCAGAATCACCTGCCACGGGAGCAGCCAGCTCTCGCCGCTCCATCCGAAGCCGCCGAGGCTTGCGTCCTGGCGCCAGATCCCACGCCGGGTTCACCGCGGGCTGCTCTGCTGCTGCCATCAGAGGCTGCTGCGGTGACGCCCGAGCCGGCTCGCGTCTCTGCACCGGAGCCTAGGGCGACTCCTCCGCGAGCTCGTGCACTGACGCCGGAGCCGGAGCATGGGGTGCGAGCTCCAGCGAAGAAGGGGTCCTCGTTGAGGTTCCTGCTTCCCCTTGCTTTCGTTCTGCTCATGTCCGCTGCTTCCGTGTGCGTGCTGCTGCAACCGGATTCGCCGATCATGTCAAACACCGCCTTGTCGAAGGCGTCAGGCTTTCTTTCAGTTCAAGAATCACACCCTGTGGAGTTGGCTGCTTGGCTCAAGCAATGGTCAAGCAGTTCGTTGGATTCGATCACGTCTTACTGGGAGGCCTTGGCCTCTACATCCACGCAAAAGCAAGAGTACTTTGGTCCGCACTTTGCAGCCAACTGGAGTGCGGCGGCTGCCGATGGTGACAAccatgctgctgctgctgatttcTACTACAACTTTGCTGAGGCATGGCCAGTGCCGAGTGAAGAGCCTATTAGCAGTGCCAATGCCTTGACTGCAGAGCCGGAAGAAGAATCAGTTGATGATGCTGGAGTGGGAGAAAAATATGATGCATCAGACTACTACGACATGGTGGTAGTTGAGCTTGATGTTGGAATGCCAGAAGAAGCTCCTGGTAGCAGCTATGGTGCCAGTGTCCTGGAGGAGCAGTTGAAGATCCAGGATGCAGTTTCTGAAGCAAGCAGTGCTGACTTGATTGCAGAATCAGAGGGTGTTGCTGCAGTGGTAGAAGAATCTGATGCAGACTACTCCAAGGCAGTAGATGAGCTTGATGTTGGGGCATCAGAAGCAGCTCCAGGTAGCATCAGTGGCGAAGAGATCAGTCAGGATTTGGGCACCCCATCTCAACCTGCTGAGCAGCATGAACAGGATGTTGAGAGTGAAGAGCCCGAGGACAACCACGGCAGTGGCAAGGAGGGCCAGGAGCCGCATCTTGGCCTTGAGTCGGACTCGAGCATGTCGCCAAGCTACTTGGACAGAATCTCAAAGCCTGCTGCAGCAGTAGGTGTTGCTCTCGTTGTGGTCATTCTTTCAGCAGGCGTTGCCGCCCTTTCCATGTGGAAGAAGCAAGCTCAGGTTGCCACAGGTGCCAATGTACCAGCTGAGCAGGGTCAAGCCGAGGAGGCTGAGACTCGATCTGGTTCAGCAAGCAGTGAGGGCCATCGTGTTGTCAAAGGTTCTGTGGCAGAAGAAACTGAGCGATTTGGTGACTCTGGTTTCTCTCAGTACAGCAGCAGCTTGTCGTCTGGCCATGGCCATGGCAGGGGGAAGACCAAGGAGGAAGAGAACGTCGGCCTCGAGCCCGCGTCCAAGAGGGAGTCCATGTCATACTCCACATCATCCTATGGCAGCTTCACGACCTATGAGAAGATCGCTGCCAAGAAC AGGAACAAGGATGATGAGGCGATGACCCCGGTCCGGCGCTCCAGCAGGCTGCGGAGTGTCAAATCACCCGAGGCCGAGTCTAGTTAG